The uncultured Fusobacterium sp. sequence TATACCTTGATTTTATACAATTTTTATCAATTTTTCAAACTATTTTTACTCTTTCTCTTCTCCTCTTCCTTTATTATTGAAAAAATCATATTTTTATGCTAAAATTTAGTGATAATGGTTTTTAAGGAGATGAATTTTATATGGTTAAAAGAAAATATATTGCACCTAATGCAATTACTACAGCAAATATGTTTTTTGGATATTTGAGTATTACCTCTTCTATCAAACAAGATTTTATTCAAGCTATTTGGTTTATTATATTTGCTATGATCTGTGATACATTAGATGGAAAAACAGCTAGAAAATTAGATGCTTTTAGTGAATTTGGAAAAGAGTTTGATTCATTTTGTGATGCTATATCTTTTGGATTAGCTCCAGGAATTTTAGTTTATTCTATTTTGATGAAAAATACTGCTGTAAATAGTTTTATCATTCCTGTTTCATTTATTTATGCTCTTTGTGGAGTAATGAGACTTGTAAAATTTAATATCATTACAGTAGCTTCTAGTGAAAAAGATGATTTTAGTGGTATGCCTATTCCTAATGCTGCTGCTATGGTATGTTCTTACTATTTATTAACTGATACTGCATTATTTAATTATTTAAAAGATACATACTCTATTGATTTATTTAGCATAGATTTATTTATGGCTATTACAGTAATTGCTGCTATTCTTATGGTTAGTACTATAAAATTTAAAACTCCTGATAGAGCTTTCTCTTTCATACCTAAAAAAATGGCTCTACCACTTATAGGAATTGTGATAGTTACACTAAAATATAGTTTATTTATTCTATCTTTCCTATATGTTATTATCAATCTTATAGGATTTCTTAAAAAAGTATTTGATGGTTCTAATGATGATAATGACAAAGAGTTAGTAGATGTAATTGAGGAAATTGAAATAGAAGAAAAGAAAAAAGAAGATTAATTAAATAATTTTAGTTAAAATATAATGTAATTACAAGAGGAAGAAATTGAACTATTTTTCCTCTTTTTTTCACTAAATAAATATAAAAAGGAGGTTTATTTTGGATTTTTCATTAAAACTAAAACAAGAAACAAAGCTTATTCTCACACAAGAAATGAAAGTTTCTATGAATATTTTACAGATGTCTTCATCTAAATTAAAAGAATATCTTGAACAAGAAGCTACTACAAATCCTGCTATTGAAATAAATTATATAAATACTCCTACATATAAAAGCTCTTCTGAAGATAATACTTCTCCTTTAGATTTTGTAAGTAAAGAGGAAACTTTAATTGATTTTTTAATTGAACAATTAAGTTATTTAAAATTATCTACTAAAATTAAAAATATCTGTTTTTTCATAATTAATAATTTAGACTCAAGAGGTTATCTTGCAATAAGTAAAATTGAAATAAAAAAACTTCTAAATATTTCTACTTTACAGTTAAATGAAGCTTTTAAAATTATCCATACTCTTGATCCAATTGGTATTGGTGCAGAAAATTTAAAAGATTGTTTAAAAATCCAACTTAAATTTAAGGGAATTGATGATTCTAAACTATTTTTACTAATTGATCAATATTTAGAAGAGATCGCTAATCAAAATTTTGAACTAATTTCTAAAGAATTAAAAATATCTAAAGAACAAATTTTAGAATACCTAAATTTAATTAGAACTTTATCTCCAATTCCTGCTAGAGGGTATTTAGTAGATACTGATTCAAATTATATTGTTCCTGAAGCAAGAATTGAAATTAAAAATAACAAATTAATATTTACAATAAATGAAAATGCTATTCCTAAAATTAATATAAATACAAGTTATATTAATAGTGAAAACGCTAATCAAAAATCAATATACACAGCTATCAATATTATGAAATGTTTAGAGAAAAGATATCAAACACTTACTAAAATATTAGAACTTCTTTTAATTAAACAAAAAGAATTCTTTTTTAAAGGTGAAAAATATCTTAAAACTTTAACTTTAAAAGATTTAGCTAAAGAACTCTCTTTACATGAATCAACTATCTCTAGAGCTATTAAAGATAAATATTTGGACACTCCTCAAGGAATTATATCTATGAAATCTCTATTTATTATAGATAGTAAAAGTATTG is a genomic window containing:
- the pssA gene encoding CDP-diacylglycerol--serine O-phosphatidyltransferase, whose product is MVKRKYIAPNAITTANMFFGYLSITSSIKQDFIQAIWFIIFAMICDTLDGKTARKLDAFSEFGKEFDSFCDAISFGLAPGILVYSILMKNTAVNSFIIPVSFIYALCGVMRLVKFNIITVASSEKDDFSGMPIPNAAAMVCSYYLLTDTALFNYLKDTYSIDLFSIDLFMAITVIAAILMVSTIKFKTPDRAFSFIPKKMALPLIGIVIVTLKYSLFILSFLYVIINLIGFLKKVFDGSNDDNDKELVDVIEEIEIEEKKKED
- the rpoN gene encoding RNA polymerase factor sigma-54 — its product is MDFSLKLKQETKLILTQEMKVSMNILQMSSSKLKEYLEQEATTNPAIEINYINTPTYKSSSEDNTSPLDFVSKEETLIDFLIEQLSYLKLSTKIKNICFFIINNLDSRGYLAISKIEIKKLLNISTLQLNEAFKIIHTLDPIGIGAENLKDCLKIQLKFKGIDDSKLFLLIDQYLEEIANQNFELISKELKISKEQILEYLNLIRTLSPIPARGYLVDTDSNYIVPEARIEIKNNKLIFTINENAIPKININTSYINSENANQKSIYTAINIMKCLEKRYQTLTKILELLLIKQKEFFFKGEKYLKTLTLKDLAKELSLHESTISRAIKDKYLDTPQGIISMKSLFIIDSKSIEIKNIIIELINSENKKAPLSDEKISLFLKNKGFEIARRTVAKYREELGFPSTRDRKK